In Oscillospiraceae bacterium, the genomic window CCGGCAGCAGGCTCAGCAATGCCGACACCGGGTCCCGGGCAAAATCCGCTGCACCCTGTGCACTTTGGGTCAGGTAGGGCTGCCACAATTCCCGGCCGGGCAGACTTTCCAGTGCGAAAGCCCGCACCGTTCCAAAAGGCATTGCGGCCAGAAACACCAACCCTGCCAGAAGCCCCCGGTATTTTTTGCCGCTCATCCTGCCAACCCCCAGATCCGTTGACACACTTCTTCCAGCAGTGGGAACACCGCCGCCAGCACCAGACAGCGGCCCGCAAGCCCTGCACACCAGCCAAGCGCCTCGGCTCCACTCTCTTTGCAGAGGGTGCGGGTATAGTCGGCAAGCAACAGGATGCCCGTGCTGCGCAGCAGGCATTGGAACGCCTGCTTGTCCGTTTGCTGTCCCAGCAGCGCGACACCCTCCAGAACACTGCGGAAGGTGCCGCCCAGCCGCACCAGCAGAAGGACGATCGCTCCCAGTGAGAGCAGGAGCGCATAGGCCGGAAGCTCCTTTTGCAAAAGTGCATGCATCGCTGCCAGCACTGCCACCAGCCCCAGCGTGACCCAGGCGGAACTCACAGCGAAAACAGCGCCTTGATGGTAACAAACAGGGTGCTGATCTGCTTGACCAGAATGGACAGGACCACCACAAGGCCTGCAAGGGTCGTCATCATGGCCTGATCCTCTCGCCCGGAGCGGATCAAGAGCTGATTGAGCACCGCCACAATGATGCCGATGGCTGCAATTTTGAACACCAGATCAATTTCCATCTGCGTTGTTTCCTCCAAGATTTCCGAATTCAGATGAGCAGCAGCGCCATTGCCATCCCGGCTGCAAGGCCCAGTTTGCGGGGCAGACCGGCCTGCCGCCGGGCAGCGTGTTCTGCCGTTTGCTGCAAAGCCTGCAGGCGGGCCCGGTAGTAGTCCAGCTGTTCGCACTCCTGCTGCGCTTCCGCACGGCCAAGGCCGGACATGCACGTCCGGAAGCACTGCTGTTCTTCCCGCGTCAGGCCCTCCGGCGGTGGGGTCTCCTGTAAGCAGCGGGCGCCGGATTCCAGTATGCCTTCCCGGCAGAGCTCTGCGTAAAGCTGCTGCAGGTCTGCCCGGCGAAACGCGACCTCCTGCCGGATGCGTTCCAGAAGCGCAAGGCATCTCTGCAATGCAGCAAGGTGCTGTACCGTACGGGCCTGTATGGCATCCCCGGCCAGCCAGCCGCACAACGGCAACAGCAGAGCACCCAGAATGTGCAGCATCATAGCAGCGGAAGCTGCCGGATCTCCCGGATCCGGCCCGGTGCACAGCGTCCTTCCAGCAGGACAAGAAACCGCAGTGCTCCCTGCTGCTGTAAAACCCGCACCTGCGGCCTTTGCAGAGCGTCCTCCAGCGTGGCGGCATGGACGCTGGCCACAAACTCCACCCCGCTGAAAAAGCCCTGTTCCAGTGCGGCGACCTCGGTCAGGTCCCCCAGCTCGTCCAGCAGGATCACCTGCGGGGCCAGCGTCCGCAGCGCCATCTGGACCGCACGGCCTTTGGGCAGGCCGCTGATGCAGTCAAGGGCATCACCATTCTGCCGCTCCGGCGGAAAAAGTTCCCCTCGCTCGTCGATCACAGCCACGGCCCGTTTCTGTGCAGCCAGTTCCCGGGCGATCTGCCGCAGAAGGGTGGTCTTGCCGCTGTCCGGTTCTCCCACCAGCAGTGCCCCGATGAAATGTCCCTGCAAAAGGGTGCACAGCTCCGCCGGAAGTTCCGTACAAATTGGACGCGCAATGCGGAAATTCAGCGACAAAAGACGCTGCAGCACAACATCCTCCGGGCCGCGCAATACGAACCGACCGCCCACCCCCACACGGCAGCCGGATGCCGTGGTCAGGTAGCCCTGCGCCAGTTCGGCCTGATGGGTATGTACTGAACCGCCGCAGAGCACATAAAGGATCTCGTCCATCTGCAGGGCATCCAGCGTCCTGCCGCGCAGGGTCTGCGGGCATTCCGGCAGCTCGTCCAACGTCGTCTGCTGCCCGGCAATAGACAGGCAAATTCCACAGCCTGTCCGCAGCCGCAGTTCGTGCACTTTTTCGGCGGTATTCTGCGGCAGCCGGGCCAGCGGCTGCGCCAGCCATGCAGGCAACAGACGGATCGCGCGGTAATACTCGTCCACAATGGGCACTTCCTTTCAACGAAACTTGTGTTACCAGTGTATGCAGCCCCTGCCCGCTTAGAACCGCACACAAACAAAAAGCCCCTGCGGCCCGAAACGCCGCAGAGGCTATGCAAAATTGTAATTATTCTTCTTTGAGCAGATCAAGGAATTCGGCTTCGGTCAGCACCGGAACGCCCAACGCCTGCGCTTTGGTCAGCTTAGAACCGGCTGCTGTACCGGCGACCACATAGGAAGTCTTTTTGGAGACCGAGCCGCTGGCCTTGCCACCGTTTTTGACGATGAGGGCTTCCGCCTCGTTGCGGGAGAGTGTTTCCAGCGTACCGGTAACCACCAGCGTTTTACCGGCCAGCTTGTCGCCCTTGGGCTCGCCCTTCCACTGCATGTTAACCCCGGCATCTGCCAGACGGTGCACAAGGTCTGTGGTGCCTTCCTTCGCAAAGAATTCCACTACGCTCTGGGCCATCACACCGCCAAAGCCGTCGATCTCGCTGATGGCAGCGGCATCTGCTTCCCGGATGGCCTGCAACGAACCGAAATGTTCTGCCAGCAATGTCGCCGCCTTGTCGCCGATGTTGCGAATGCCAAAGCCAAACAGCAGCTTGTCCAGATTGTTTTCTTTTGAGCGCTGGATGGCGTTCAGCAGATTGTCCGCGCTTTTCTCCTTGAATTTGTCCAGCGTCAGCAGCTGTTCCCGGCTAAGCGCATAGATGTCTGCCGCCGAATGCACCATGTCTTTCTCCACCAGCTGCGTTGCCACAGCCGTGCCCAGACCGTCGATGTCCATGGCATCCCGGGACGCAAAATGAATGATGTTGCGCAAAGCCTGTGCCGGACACTCCGGGTTCACGCAGCGCAGCGCCGCCTCGTCCTCCAGATGCACCACCGGTGCGCCGCAGGACGGACAAACCGTCGGCATCTCGTAGGGCTGAGCGTCCTCAGCGCGGCGG contains:
- a CDS encoding stage III sporulation protein AD; this translates as MSSAWVTLGLVAVLAAMHALLQKELPAYALLLSLGAIVLLLVRLGGTFRSVLEGVALLGQQTDKQAFQCLLRSTGILLLADYTRTLCKESGAEALGWCAGLAGRCLVLAAVFPLLEEVCQRIWGLAG
- the spoIIIAC gene encoding stage III sporulation protein AC encodes the protein MEIDLVFKIAAIGIIVAVLNQLLIRSGREDQAMMTTLAGLVVVLSILVKQISTLFVTIKALFSL
- a CDS encoding ATPase, T2SS/T4P/T4SS family: MDEYYRAIRLLPAWLAQPLARLPQNTAEKVHELRLRTGCGICLSIAGQQTTLDELPECPQTLRGRTLDALQMDEILYVLCGGSVHTHQAELAQGYLTTASGCRVGVGGRFVLRGPEDVVLQRLLSLNFRIARPICTELPAELCTLLQGHFIGALLVGEPDSGKTTLLRQIARELAAQKRAVAVIDERGELFPPERQNGDALDCISGLPKGRAVQMALRTLAPQVILLDELGDLTEVAALEQGFFSGVEFVASVHAATLEDALQRPQVRVLQQQGALRFLVLLEGRCAPGRIREIRQLPLL